From a region of the Streptomyces sp. B21-083 genome:
- a CDS encoding CocE/NonD family hydrolase: MAEIRIEFDVPAEMRDGTVLRADVYRPGGTGPWPVLLARLPYGKQTPMMGVVLDPLAAARRGFMVVIQDTRGRFASEGEWEPWTYEGSDGYDTVRWAAALPGANGSVGMIGGSYFGNTQWMAALSKPPELKAFAPMITWSDPEDGLWTRGGAIELGITAPWTLLQGADTLIRRHRTDLDGLVSGVTGLVRDLDGLARGGYGELPAGRFPAFARHDLPELGYERSRREPEWARSCTVAGRHDEVDLPTFQLGGWYDIFTQGTLDNFTAMRRAGRSATLIMGPWTHTNWQHVVGDVNFGFAAHSDFMGMRGRVHDLQFDWFQRLLGDGGGEAPEPDTGKVLLFVMGVNQWREETEWPLSRAVGTDFHLRAGGRLTQQSPSTAEQPEEFAYDPMDPAPTTGGALLMTDEFRAGPLDQTAVEAREDVLVFTTEPLAEDLEVTGRVRVVLFAATDGPSTDWVARLCDVDEDGVSLNVTDGIVRVRAATPGEAAEHVVDLWSTSIVFRAGHRIRVQVTSSNFPRWDRNLNTGEPEETATTARVAHQQVFHDPARPSRIVLPVVPSA, from the coding sequence GTGGCGGAGATACGGATCGAGTTCGATGTTCCGGCGGAGATGCGTGACGGCACGGTGCTGCGCGCGGATGTCTACCGGCCCGGAGGTACGGGGCCGTGGCCGGTGCTGCTGGCCCGGCTGCCGTACGGCAAGCAGACCCCGATGATGGGCGTCGTACTCGATCCGCTGGCCGCGGCCAGGCGTGGCTTCATGGTGGTCATCCAGGACACCCGGGGTCGGTTCGCCTCCGAGGGCGAGTGGGAGCCGTGGACGTACGAGGGGAGCGACGGGTACGACACCGTGCGGTGGGCCGCCGCTCTGCCCGGTGCGAACGGTTCCGTCGGCATGATCGGCGGCAGCTACTTCGGCAACACCCAGTGGATGGCGGCGCTGTCGAAGCCGCCGGAGCTGAAGGCCTTCGCGCCGATGATCACCTGGTCCGATCCGGAGGACGGTCTGTGGACGCGCGGCGGCGCGATCGAGCTCGGCATCACGGCGCCCTGGACCCTGCTGCAGGGCGCCGACACGCTGATACGCCGTCACCGCACCGACCTCGACGGACTCGTGAGCGGCGTCACCGGACTCGTACGGGATCTGGACGGTCTGGCGCGCGGCGGTTACGGGGAGCTGCCCGCCGGACGGTTTCCCGCGTTCGCCCGGCACGATCTGCCCGAGCTGGGCTACGAGCGTTCCCGGCGGGAACCCGAGTGGGCGCGGTCCTGTACTGTCGCGGGCCGCCACGACGAGGTCGACCTGCCCACCTTCCAACTCGGCGGCTGGTACGACATCTTCACCCAGGGCACGCTCGACAACTTCACCGCCATGCGCCGCGCCGGCCGGTCCGCCACGTTGATCATGGGCCCGTGGACCCACACCAACTGGCAGCACGTGGTCGGTGACGTCAACTTCGGATTCGCTGCGCACTCCGACTTCATGGGCATGCGGGGACGCGTGCACGACCTGCAGTTCGACTGGTTCCAGCGCCTCCTCGGCGACGGCGGCGGCGAGGCTCCGGAGCCGGACACGGGCAAGGTGCTGCTGTTCGTCATGGGCGTCAACCAGTGGCGCGAGGAGACGGAATGGCCCCTGTCGCGGGCCGTGGGCACCGACTTCCACCTGCGCGCCGGCGGACGCCTGACGCAGCAGTCGCCGTCCACCGCCGAGCAGCCCGAGGAGTTCGCCTACGACCCCATGGATCCGGCGCCGACCACCGGCGGTGCCCTCCTGATGACCGACGAGTTCCGTGCCGGGCCGCTCGACCAGACGGCTGTAGAGGCGCGCGAGGACGTCCTGGTCTTCACCACGGAACCGCTCGCCGAGGACCTGGAAGTGACCGGCCGCGTCCGGGTGGTGCTCTTCGCCGCCACGGACGGGCCCTCGACCGACTGGGTGGCGCGCCTGTGCGACGTCGACGAGGACGGGGTCTCGCTCAACGTGACCGACGGCATCGTGAGGGTGCGCGCGGCGACACCGGGCGAGGCGGCCGAGCACGTCGTGGACCTGTGGTCGACCAGCATCGTCTTCCGGGCGGGTCACCGGATACGGGTCCAGGTCACCTCCAGCAACTTCCCCCGCTGGGACCGCAACCTCAACACGGGCGAGCCCGAGGAAACCGCCACCACGGCCCGGGTGGCCCACCAGCAGGTCTTCCACG
- a CDS encoding sugar phosphate isomerase/epimerase family protein produces MKIGLNTDSVGHLTLDETLDLAAELGLDHVEFATGAWSTAPHIDIDRLLDSDGARRELLAKVADRGLTISALTCSGNPLHPGPSGREHDQVARRTIALAPLLGVDRVVMMSGLPGGPGDANPNWITVSWPPETTQILDWQWTEVVLPYWRDLVAHSRDQGILKLALEMHAHQAVYNVPTLLRLREEVGPVVGANFDPSHLMWMGADPLAAIEALGEAIYHVHAKDTRLEPSRQALTGRLETLPVMAAKERSWNYVTLGYGHDDAFWRAFCLALRRAGYDDVLSIEHEDVLVAPVEGVTKTVDLLGRVALREPSSYKPQEI; encoded by the coding sequence ATGAAGATCGGTCTGAACACCGACAGCGTCGGGCACCTCACGCTCGACGAGACCCTGGACCTGGCCGCCGAACTCGGCCTGGACCACGTGGAGTTCGCCACCGGCGCCTGGTCCACCGCCCCGCACATCGACATCGACCGGCTTCTCGACAGCGACGGCGCGCGCCGCGAACTGCTGGCCAAGGTCGCCGACCGAGGGCTCACGATCAGCGCCCTCACCTGCTCAGGCAACCCCCTGCACCCCGGGCCCAGCGGCCGGGAGCACGACCAGGTCGCGCGCAGGACGATCGCTCTCGCCCCGCTCCTCGGCGTCGACCGCGTGGTGATGATGTCCGGGCTGCCGGGCGGGCCGGGCGACGCCAACCCCAACTGGATCACGGTCTCCTGGCCGCCGGAGACCACACAGATCCTCGACTGGCAATGGACCGAGGTCGTACTCCCGTACTGGCGAGACCTCGTCGCCCACTCCCGTGACCAGGGCATACTCAAGCTCGCTCTGGAGATGCACGCCCACCAGGCGGTCTACAACGTCCCCACCCTCCTGCGCCTGCGCGAGGAGGTCGGGCCCGTGGTCGGTGCCAACTTCGACCCCAGTCACCTGATGTGGATGGGCGCCGACCCGCTGGCCGCCATCGAGGCCCTGGGCGAGGCGATCTACCACGTACACGCCAAGGACACCCGGCTGGAACCCTCCCGCCAGGCGCTGACCGGCAGGCTGGAGACCCTCCCGGTCATGGCCGCCAAGGAACGCTCTTGGAACTACGTCACCCTCGGCTACGGCCACGACGACGCGTTCTGGCGCGCTTTCTGCCTCGCCCTGCGTCGAGCCGGCTACGACGACGTCCTGAGCATCGAGCACGAGGACGTTCTTGTGGCCCCCGTCGAGGGCGTCACCAAAACCGTCGACCTCCTGGGTCGCGTCGCCCTGCGCGAACCCAGCTCCTACAAGCCCCAGGAGATCTGA
- a CDS encoding X2-like carbohydrate binding domain-containing protein, with protein MTKGIPVVVGEYGLLGWDSGPGTVEQGETLKYLEYLGHYARYRGLTTMLWDNGSRFNRRTMQWNDPSLYAQIRSSWTGRSGTASTDQLFVPKGRTPTDATITLNLHGTRLTRIDVGTRPLVRGVDYTLSGSTLTIAAATLSRLTASQEHGTNAVLSLRFTDGIPWAVNVITYDKPVLTSATGTTASLVIPTAFNGDKLATMEAVYADGTAAGPQSWTTYKQFNVAFTPDYTAGTITLPTAFFGDVTDGAAVTLTFYFWSGTRLTYTLTRSGTAVTGTSA; from the coding sequence GTGACCAAGGGGATCCCGGTCGTCGTCGGTGAGTACGGGCTGCTCGGCTGGGACTCCGGCCCCGGCACGGTCGAACAGGGTGAGACGCTCAAGTACCTCGAGTATCTCGGCCACTACGCGCGGTATCGGGGCTTGACCACGATGCTGTGGGACAACGGCAGTCGCTTCAACCGCCGCACCATGCAATGGAACGACCCGAGCCTCTATGCGCAGATACGTTCCAGCTGGACCGGGCGCTCCGGCACCGCGTCCACCGACCAGCTCTTCGTACCCAAGGGCAGGACCCCGACCGACGCGACGATCACGCTGAACCTCCACGGCACCAGGCTGACGAGGATCGATGTCGGCACCCGCCCCCTGGTCCGGGGCGTGGACTACACCCTCAGCGGCAGCACCCTGACGATCGCGGCGGCGACTCTCAGCCGGCTGACCGCGTCGCAGGAGCACGGCACGAATGCCGTCCTGTCCCTCCGGTTCACCGACGGAATTCCTTGGGCCGTCAACGTCATCACCTATGACAAGCCGGTGCTGACGAGCGCGACGGGTACGACCGCCTCGCTGGTGATACCCACCGCGTTCAACGGGGACAAGTTGGCGACCATGGAAGCCGTCTACGCCGACGGCACCGCCGCCGGTCCGCAGTCCTGGACGACGTACAAGCAGTTCAACGTGGCCTTCACACCGGACTACACCGCAGGCACGATCACCTTGCCGACCGCGTTCTTCGGCGATGTCACCGACGGCGCCGCCGTGACCCTCACCTTCTACTTCTGGAGCGGGACGCGACTGACGTACACACTGACCAGGTCCGGCACCGCGGTCACTGGTACCTCCGCCTGA
- a CDS encoding superinfection immunity protein: MKSLLTLVVILALAVLYLLPSYMAFARGAKDRWLILVINVFLGGSIIGWGVAFYMATRTPRKGRESAETLA, from the coding sequence GTGAAAAGCTTGCTGACCCTGGTGGTCATATTGGCCCTTGCCGTGCTCTATCTGCTGCCGTCGTACATGGCGTTCGCGCGGGGCGCGAAGGACCGGTGGCTGATCCTCGTCATCAACGTGTTCCTCGGCGGATCGATCATCGGGTGGGGGGTGGCCTTTTACATGGCGACCCGCACGCCGAGGAAGGGCAGGGAGTCGGCGGAGACGCTCGCCTAG
- a CDS encoding non-ribosomal peptide synthetase, which yields MSGPLHPAARCHAVRIRSDRSPYPTVPPDLWIEDVPVPSTDPLAERRRAAEVARPTEGLRRVLLRYADGTCDLVLVAVRDQWDRAALARLADGESTEPEVGKPDEPAAGDSVGPEADRPAPTKPAPTASIPAPAWGLADEGPALPHLFALDGGGDEASWLAALAVTLRRHDPETTPVIGTDHGTFTVPEAATLGELKPSFTAGPALAGLLFDEAELPGAYVPCLAPPFPLTLSVFKDADGWRLRCDHAGGHVSTEIAARFARYLVRVHRMILTEPGTPVEDVDLLDEAERDRVAALGRPSRPLVTTPVTVPEAFARIAGASPRRIAVTEGAAGLTYGEMDERSTRLAHGLRERGVTAGDRVGVCLERTTELVVTLLAVLKARATYVPVDPAYPADRIARTAQDAGLRVVVTRLPEFPDVAGCVPATPDELLDAAQQFTDAPVPPTATSPDAPAYVIYTSGSTGRPKGVEVPHRNVIALIDATREEYGFTADDVWTWFHSSAFDFSVWEIWGCLLTGGRLVVVPYFVSREPDRFRDLLVAEKVTVLSQTPSAFAQLLDVDHTRVPVRTVVFGGEPLDARMLLPWFDRHPESVCRVVNMFGITETTVHVTEQTLTRKLALAATRSVGRALPGWHLYVTDQSGRLQPPGVAGEVCVGGAGVALGYLGQEELTARRFVPDPYTGGTMYRSGDLGRLRPDGRLEHLGRIDSQVKIRGFRIELDEIRSVLLEDADVRAAAVVVRRDDPDDAATARIDAYVVLSGGDPVAVRKRAAGILPDYMLPTTVTALDTLPLTANGKLDTARLPAPATPAAPAAPARDADSGTTEDELTERLRQIWGEVLGTPVGPDDDFFELGGNSLFAVRIGAVMRARGLPSLRMRELYRHPTIRGTVTSLAASEG from the coding sequence GTGTCAGGCCCCCTCCACCCCGCGGCCCGCTGCCACGCGGTCCGCATCCGCTCCGACCGTTCGCCGTATCCGACGGTCCCTCCGGACCTGTGGATCGAGGACGTACCCGTGCCGTCGACGGACCCGCTCGCCGAGCGCCGCCGCGCCGCCGAGGTCGCCCGACCGACCGAGGGACTGCGCAGGGTGCTGCTGCGTTACGCCGACGGCACCTGCGACCTGGTCCTGGTGGCCGTGCGGGACCAGTGGGACCGCGCGGCTCTCGCACGGCTGGCAGACGGCGAGTCCACCGAACCGGAGGTTGGCAAGCCCGACGAGCCGGCGGCCGGTGACTCCGTCGGTCCGGAAGCGGACCGCCCCGCCCCCACGAAACCCGCACCCACGGCGTCCATACCCGCACCCGCCTGGGGCCTGGCTGACGAAGGCCCCGCCCTCCCGCACCTCTTCGCCCTCGACGGCGGCGGCGACGAGGCAAGCTGGCTCGCCGCCCTCGCCGTGACCCTGCGCCGGCACGACCCCGAGACCACCCCGGTCATCGGCACCGACCACGGCACCTTCACCGTGCCGGAGGCCGCCACGCTCGGTGAGCTGAAGCCCTCCTTCACCGCCGGACCCGCACTCGCCGGTCTGCTCTTCGACGAGGCGGAACTCCCCGGCGCGTACGTCCCCTGCCTCGCACCGCCGTTCCCCCTCACCCTGTCGGTCTTCAAGGACGCCGACGGCTGGCGGCTGCGCTGCGACCACGCCGGCGGCCATGTGTCCACCGAGATCGCCGCACGGTTCGCCCGGTACCTGGTGCGGGTGCACCGGATGATCCTCACCGAGCCCGGGACCCCGGTCGAGGACGTCGATCTGCTCGACGAAGCCGAACGCGACCGTGTAGCGGCACTCGGCCGCCCGTCCCGTCCGCTGGTCACCACCCCGGTGACCGTGCCCGAAGCGTTCGCGCGGATCGCGGGGGCGTCACCGCGGCGCATCGCCGTGACCGAAGGCGCGGCCGGTCTCACCTACGGCGAGATGGACGAGCGGTCGACCCGGTTGGCCCACGGCCTGCGCGAGCGCGGCGTCACGGCCGGCGACCGCGTGGGCGTCTGCCTGGAACGCACCACCGAACTCGTCGTCACCCTGCTCGCCGTACTGAAGGCCCGCGCGACCTACGTACCCGTCGACCCGGCCTACCCGGCGGACCGCATCGCCCGCACGGCACAGGACGCGGGACTGCGGGTGGTGGTCACCCGACTACCGGAGTTCCCGGACGTCGCGGGCTGCGTGCCCGCCACTCCGGACGAACTGCTGGACGCCGCCCAGCAGTTCACCGACGCCCCGGTCCCGCCGACGGCCACCTCGCCGGACGCCCCCGCCTACGTCATCTACACGTCCGGCTCCACCGGTCGCCCCAAGGGCGTCGAGGTGCCGCACCGCAACGTGATCGCCCTGATCGACGCGACCCGCGAGGAGTACGGCTTCACCGCCGACGACGTGTGGACCTGGTTCCACTCCAGCGCCTTCGACTTCTCGGTGTGGGAGATCTGGGGGTGCCTGCTGACCGGCGGGCGGCTGGTCGTGGTGCCGTACTTCGTCTCCCGCGAACCCGACCGCTTCCGCGATCTGCTCGTGGCGGAGAAGGTCACCGTGCTCAGCCAGACCCCGTCGGCCTTCGCCCAGCTGCTGGACGTCGACCACACCCGGGTCCCGGTCCGGACGGTCGTCTTCGGCGGCGAGCCACTGGACGCGCGCATGCTGCTGCCCTGGTTCGACCGGCACCCCGAGTCGGTCTGCCGGGTGGTGAACATGTTCGGGATCACCGAGACGACGGTCCACGTCACCGAGCAGACCCTCACCCGGAAACTGGCACTCGCCGCCACCCGCTCCGTCGGACGGGCGCTGCCCGGCTGGCACCTGTACGTGACCGACCAGTCCGGACGGCTGCAGCCGCCCGGTGTGGCGGGCGAGGTCTGCGTCGGCGGCGCCGGGGTCGCGCTCGGCTACCTCGGCCAGGAAGAGCTGACCGCCCGACGCTTCGTCCCGGACCCGTACACCGGCGGCACCATGTACCGCAGCGGCGACCTGGGGCGCCTGCGCCCGGACGGCCGGCTCGAACACCTGGGACGCATCGACAGCCAGGTCAAGATCCGCGGCTTCCGGATCGAGCTGGACGAGATCCGCTCGGTGCTGCTGGAGGACGCGGATGTCCGGGCGGCGGCCGTGGTGGTGCGGCGCGACGACCCGGACGACGCGGCCACGGCCAGGATCGACGCCTACGTGGTCCTCTCAGGCGGCGATCCGGTGGCAGTCCGCAAGCGCGCCGCGGGCATCCTCCCCGACTACATGCTTCCCACCACGGTGACCGCCCTGGACACCCTGCCGCTGACCGCCAACGGCAAACTCGACACGGCCCGGCTCCCCGCACCCGCGACACCCGCCGCGCCCGCCGCACCAGCCCGGGACGCCGACTCCGGCACAACCGAGGACGAACTCACCGAGCGGCTGCGCCAGATCTGGGGCGAGGTGCTCGGCACGCCGGTCGGCCCGGACGACGACTTCTTCGAGCTGGGCGGCAACTCCCTGTTCGCGGTCCGCATCGGGGCCGTCATGCGCGCGCGGGGCCTGCCGTCACTGCGGATGCGGGAGCTGTACCGTCATCCGACCATCCGCGGCACGGTCACGAGCCTCGCCGCCTCGGAGGGCTGA
- a CDS encoding SDR family oxidoreductase, whose protein sequence is MTTHDTTKLICLPYAGAGASFYRPWTALAGDPLDICADLPGVPYPLGTPGQLEHTATLCREAGAAVLTAEADIRDLRAVREAVTRAEDRFGRIDVAVNNAGIAAPSGKPVHEIDEDEWSLMIDVDLSGAWRVIREVGKAMSARRAGSIVNVASTAGLVGYRHFAGYVAAKHAVVGLTKAAALDYAPTKVRVNAVCPGSVRDDAQAEGRMLAEIARALDVPVHEHEKTFVEAQPMNALIEPEDVAAAIVFLASDDSRQITGSVLTVDGGFSIR, encoded by the coding sequence ATGACCACGCATGACACGACCAAGCTGATCTGCCTGCCGTACGCCGGGGCGGGCGCCTCCTTCTACCGGCCCTGGACCGCCCTGGCCGGTGACCCGCTGGACATCTGCGCCGACCTGCCCGGAGTGCCCTACCCGCTGGGCACCCCGGGGCAGTTGGAGCACACGGCCACCCTGTGCCGGGAGGCCGGCGCGGCCGTCCTCACCGCCGAGGCCGACATCCGCGACCTGCGGGCCGTACGGGAGGCGGTGACCCGGGCCGAGGACCGGTTCGGCCGGATCGACGTCGCCGTCAACAACGCGGGCATCGCCGCGCCCTCCGGCAAACCGGTGCACGAGATCGACGAGGACGAGTGGTCCCTGATGATCGACGTCGACCTCTCCGGAGCCTGGCGGGTGATCCGCGAGGTCGGCAAGGCCATGAGCGCCCGGCGCGCCGGCAGCATCGTCAACGTCGCCTCCACCGCCGGACTCGTCGGCTACCGGCACTTCGCCGGATACGTCGCCGCCAAGCACGCCGTCGTCGGTCTCACCAAGGCCGCCGCGCTCGACTACGCACCGACGAAGGTACGCGTCAACGCGGTCTGCCCCGGGTCGGTGCGCGACGACGCGCAGGCCGAGGGCCGGATGCTCGCCGAGATCGCCAGGGCACTGGACGTGCCGGTGCACGAACACGAGAAGACCTTCGTCGAGGCGCAGCCCATGAACGCGCTGATCGAACCCGAGGACGTCGCCGCCGCGATCGTCTTCCTCGCCTCGGACGACTCCCGCCAGATCACCGGGTCCGTTCTGACCGTGGACGGCGGCTTCAGCATCCGCTGA